GTCATGATGCGCCGTTTCTGGTAGTCGTGCAGGAAGAACCACGACAGGGGCAGCAGCAGCGGCCCGACCACCAGCAGCACCCGCAGCACGCCCTTGCGCAGCCCGCGGTAGAGGATCATGCCGCCAAGCAGCAGCAGCACCGACAGGCCTGACCCCAGGTCGGGCTGGATGATGATCAGCCCGGCGGGCACAAGGCCCACCAGCAGCACCAGGATCAGCTCGCCCCAGCCCATGGGCCGCGACCCGCGCGCGAGCAGCTTGGCCCCGATGAGCAGGATGCTGATCTTGGCGATCTCGCTGGGCTGGAGGTTGAAGAACCCCAGGTCCAGCCAGCGCTTGGCGCCGTAGATGGTCTTGCCGAACAGCGGCACGCAGAGCAGCAGCAGCACGGCCAGCACGAACAGCGGCCAGGCCAGGGTCTTCAGGTGCCGGTAGTCCAGGAACAGGAAGGCCACCATGCCCACCAGACCCATGGCCCCCCAGATGAGCTGCTTCTGGTAGAAGCTGCTCATGGTCTGCCCGGTTTCGACGCGAAATCCGCTGGCCGAGTAGAGGTTGACCACGCCCACGGCGAACAGCAGCGCCGCCAGCCC
This portion of the Desulfocurvus vexinensis DSM 17965 genome encodes:
- the rodA gene encoding rod shape-determining protein RodA; translation: MSPIDRRMLYHINWPLLGLAALLFAVGVVNLYSASGFRVETGQTMSSFYQKQLIWGAMGLVGMVAFLFLDYRHLKTLAWPLFVLAVLLLLCVPLFGKTIYGAKRWLDLGFFNLQPSEIAKISILLIGAKLLARGSRPMGWGELILVLLVGLVPAGLIIIQPDLGSGLSVLLLLGGMILYRGLRKGVLRVLLVVGPLLLPLSWFFLHDYQKRRIMTFLDPSTDPLGSGYHINQSQIAIGSGQIWGKGYLAGTQSQLRFLPEKHTDFAIAVFGEEWGFIGAIILLSLFSMFLYQIFVTASVAKDRFGSYLAAGVFFYFFWQILINMGMVLGLMPVVGIPLPFISYGGSAMVVNLCLIGVVINVSMRRFVFKRS